From one Leptospiraceae bacterium genomic stretch:
- a CDS encoding response regulator encodes MSGEKKKTILLVEDEIIIAMAAKMSLEKYGYNVVTINNGEKAIQVITKDAVEFVILPESKQTSLKNFGYNVVLVNTAEKAIEVFQGQSEIDLVLMDIDLGEGMDGTQAAEIILKKRDIPILFLSSHTETDIVEKTERITSYGYVVKNSSITVLDASIKMAFKLFDANTKLKNELLIKEKRAAKLIIANKELVFQNEEKEKRAAELIIANKELAFQKEEKEILLKEIHHRVKNNMSSIEALLLMQSQSISNPEAISVLHDTIGRISSIRVLYELLLISDDYRNISTKKYLDHLIDSFASLFHKNLTIAYTKQIDEFSLSSKKVFYLGIILNELQLNITKYAFKGRESGLINISLENVKNKITLTIQDNGNGLPKSFDISKSETFGIMIIKNLSEQLGGTFTIENHDGTRCTLTFEI; translated from the coding sequence ATGAGCGGTGAAAAAAAGAAAACGATTCTCCTCGTTGAAGATGAAATCATTATTGCCATGGCAGCAAAGATGTCTCTTGAAAAATATGGTTATAATGTTGTAACCATAAATAACGGTGAAAAAGCAATTCAGGTAATAACAAAAGACGCCGTTGAATTTGTGATACTGCCAGAAAGCAAACAAACTTCTCTTAAAAATTTTGGATATAATGTTGTTTTAGTAAATACAGCCGAAAAAGCAATTGAGGTATTTCAGGGTCAAAGTGAAATTGATCTTGTTCTTATGGATATAGATTTAGGCGAAGGGATGGATGGAACACAAGCTGCCGAAATAATCCTCAAGAAAAGAGATATCCCCATTCTATTTTTGTCAAGTCACACAGAGACTGATATCGTTGAAAAAACAGAAAGGATTACCTCGTATGGCTATGTGGTAAAAAATTCAAGTATTACAGTTTTGGATGCATCCATAAAAATGGCATTTAAACTTTTCGACGCTAATACTAAATTAAAAAATGAATTATTAATAAAAGAAAAAAGAGCAGCGAAATTGATTATTGCAAATAAAGAACTCGTATTCCAGAATGAAGAGAAAGAGAAAAGGGCTGCTGAACTAATTATCGCTAACAAAGAACTTGCATTCCAAAAAGAAGAGAAAGAAATTCTTCTCAAAGAAATTCATCACCGCGTCAAAAACAATATGTCTTCTATTGAAGCCTTATTATTAATGCAGTCACAATCTATTAGTAATCCTGAAGCTATTTCTGTTTTGCATGATACTATCGGTCGTATTAGTAGCATAAGAGTTCTTTATGAGTTACTTTTAATCAGTGATGATTATAGAAATATTTCCACAAAAAAATATTTAGATCACCTTATTGATTCCTTCGCTTCCTTGTTTCATAAGAATTTAACTATTGCTTATACTAAGCAGATCGATGAATTCAGTCTTTCTTCAAAAAAAGTGTTTTATCTTGGTATTATCCTCAACGAGCTTCAATTAAATATCACAAAGTATGCATTCAAAGGAAGAGAATCCGGCTTGATAAATATTTCTCTTGAAAATGTTAAAAATAAAATAACACTAACAATACAGGACAACGGTAATGGGCTTCCTAAAAGTTTTGATATCAGTAAATCAGAAACATTCGGTATTATGATAATTAAAAATCTAAGTGAACAATTAGGCGGTACATTTACTATTGAAAATCATGATGGAACAAGGTGTACCTTGACATTTGAAATTTAA
- a CDS encoding OB-fold domain-containing protein, protein MNTLKGKKCNSCNFLMLEPSFACPSCGSDSLTEIEFNGEGTIYTYTVVNVGFGHLAAKAPYVLAIVDLREGLKVLTIVEDANLKTVAIGDKVKFKHMDERQEPIFQAA, encoded by the coding sequence ATGAATACACTTAAAGGAAAAAAATGCAACTCATGTAACTTTCTTATGCTAGAGCCATCTTTCGCATGTCCTAGCTGCGGAAGTGATTCCCTCACCGAAATTGAATTCAACGGAGAAGGAACCATCTACACCTACACAGTAGTAAACGTTGGCTTCGGACATTTAGCGGCTAAGGCTCCTTATGTGCTTGCGATTGTAGACTTAAGGGAAGGCTTAAAAGTTCTCACCATAGTCGAAGATGCAAATCTAAAAACTGTTGCTATTGGGGATAAAGTCAAATTTAAACATATGGACGAAAGACAAGAGCCAATCTTCCAAGCGGCATAA
- a CDS encoding ATP-binding cassette domain-containing protein, giving the protein MQLKIENISKTYKDGTKALQDIELTLSPGVFGLLGPNGAGKSSLMRTIATLQTPDTGKISLDGTDIADNREYILKRLGYLPQEFGLYPNLSCEFTLDHFAVLKGISNSKERKSLIDSILQKVDLTEYRKKKVGGFSGGMKQRLGIGIVLLNNPSLIIVDEPTSGLDPIQRNKFNNILCEIEKEIIIIYSTHIVDDVEEACSQMAIMANGRIAEQGNPHELKNRLEGKIWIRHIQKSELSSFENKYNVLISKLSAGRQTVRVYSEDSLASNGFEKDNPTLEDFYFYTQRKK; this is encoded by the coding sequence ATGCAATTAAAGATTGAAAATATTTCCAAGACTTACAAAGACGGGACGAAGGCTTTGCAGGATATTGAGCTTACTCTTTCGCCGGGAGTCTTTGGACTGCTCGGACCGAATGGTGCGGGGAAATCTTCTCTTATGCGCACGATTGCTACTTTGCAGACTCCCGATACTGGAAAGATTTCTTTAGATGGAACAGACATAGCGGATAATCGTGAGTATATCCTAAAGAGACTCGGCTATTTGCCGCAGGAGTTTGGGCTTTATCCAAATCTAAGTTGTGAATTTACACTCGATCATTTCGCTGTATTAAAAGGAATTAGTAATTCCAAAGAAAGAAAATCTCTCATCGACTCGATTTTACAAAAGGTAGATTTAACTGAATACAGAAAGAAAAAAGTAGGCGGCTTCTCCGGTGGGATGAAACAAAGATTGGGAATAGGAATTGTTCTTTTGAATAATCCTTCTCTTATTATAGTAGATGAGCCTACGTCAGGGCTTGATCCAATCCAACGAAATAAATTTAATAATATACTCTGTGAAATTGAAAAGGAGATAATCATCATTTACTCCACTCATATTGTAGATGATGTAGAAGAAGCCTGTTCCCAAATGGCAATCATGGCAAATGGAAGAATTGCAGAGCAAGGAAATCCCCACGAATTAAAAAATAGATTAGAGGGGAAAATATGGATTAGACACATTCAGAAGTCAGAGCTTTCTTCTTTTGAAAATAAATACAATGTTCTAATTTCAAAACTCAGCGCAGGAAGGCAAACCGTCAGGGTATACAGTGAAGATTCACTTGCAAGCAATGGATTTGAAAAAGACAATCCTACCTTAGAAGATTTTTATTTCTATACTCAGAGGAAAAAATAA
- a CDS encoding OmpA family protein has product MLKRILMILVLIELAMCSSTSNTSTGSRSVADNEGYTPGGNVQAAWKQGCPKEQKASKGPTDGRFTIGIGNKRLMYGYPSPRSTSFFVFKVGQKLASNNASFCEATYISGTEEIDYYSGISIVKFSFLDFEIEQYLIPTDDKLEHVTTEISPKYYRVEYNIINKSKTNQPVSLAVLIDTMIDDNDGPKVAVYTKAKNDFTLMPEEVSFSGENIPKGILLYQSGTDNTKLTGNVILKEEGNSPDEWLIGSWPYFNSLAWGIVTRDERYLDGAILMRWNDKVLNVDQSSNFFFHYGISNQSKEGLDVLLNDNNITEKASQVSNYEKNAIALTDEQKQSIDDSFQAIKGLKITGVTIEGYADAKGDDKINEIISQKRAAVVKDYIMKKHNISKELIIVKPMSSSAARKKEEDLLNGNPNDRKVIMSIATKEKSADQDKSTVITKKNFKSNAEKAQSCTFIYKNSQRKIGKLIKMKSNTVTANIDNKIVEINKKELKTISFSLK; this is encoded by the coding sequence ATGCTTAAGAGAATACTGATGATTCTAGTTCTAATCGAGCTAGCTATGTGTAGTTCGACTAGCAATACGAGCACTGGTTCTAGAAGTGTAGCGGATAATGAGGGGTATACGCCGGGCGGTAATGTGCAGGCGGCATGGAAGCAGGGTTGTCCCAAAGAGCAAAAGGCAAGTAAAGGTCCAACGGATGGAAGATTTACAATTGGAATTGGGAATAAGCGGCTAATGTATGGTTATCCGAGTCCACGCTCTACCTCCTTTTTTGTTTTCAAAGTAGGACAGAAGTTAGCAAGCAACAATGCCAGTTTTTGTGAGGCTACTTATATTTCTGGAACAGAAGAAATTGATTATTACAGTGGAATTAGCATAGTGAAATTTAGCTTCTTAGATTTTGAAATTGAACAGTATTTAATTCCAACGGATGATAAATTAGAGCATGTGACTACAGAGATAAGTCCTAAATACTATCGGGTAGAATATAATATTATAAATAAGTCAAAGACGAATCAACCTGTGAGTCTTGCTGTTTTAATTGATACAATGATTGATGATAACGATGGTCCAAAGGTTGCAGTCTATACAAAGGCTAAGAACGATTTTACCCTAATGCCAGAAGAAGTTAGTTTTTCAGGAGAAAATATTCCAAAGGGAATTCTACTCTATCAATCGGGAACGGATAATACGAAGTTAACCGGAAATGTGATTTTAAAAGAAGAGGGTAATTCTCCAGATGAATGGTTAATAGGAAGCTGGCCTTATTTTAACAGTCTTGCCTGGGGAATTGTTACCAGAGATGAAAGATATTTAGATGGCGCGATTCTTATGCGTTGGAATGATAAAGTTCTGAATGTAGATCAGAGTAGTAATTTTTTCTTCCATTATGGAATTTCTAATCAGAGTAAAGAAGGATTGGATGTATTACTAAACGACAATAATATTACAGAGAAAGCTTCCCAGGTTAGTAATTATGAAAAAAATGCAATTGCTCTAACAGATGAACAAAAGCAAAGCATTGATGATTCATTTCAAGCAATCAAGGGTTTGAAAATTACCGGTGTGACTATTGAAGGTTATGCGGACGCAAAGGGTGATGATAAGATAAATGAAATTATCTCCCAAAAAAGAGCCGCCGTTGTAAAAGACTATATCATGAAGAAACATAATATCAGTAAGGAGCTAATCATTGTTAAACCCATGTCTTCCAGTGCGGCTAGAAAGAAAGAAGAGGATTTATTAAATGGAAATCCAAATGATCGAAAAGTGATAATGAGCATTGCAACGAAAGAAAAAAGTGCAGACCAGGATAAATCTACAGTGATAACAAAGAAGAATTTTAAATCCAATGCAGAAAAAGCACAGTCCTGCACATTCATCTATAAGAACAGTCAGAGAAAAATTGGAAAGCTTATTAAAATGAAGAGCAATACAGTGACAGCAAATATAGACAACAAGATCGTTGAAATTAATAAAAAAGAACTGAAAACAATCAGCTTTTCTTTGAAGTAA
- a CDS encoding DUF1554 domain-containing protein, producing the protein MGIYWVLRPNQLYTRTDGTVIIITNSASIYVLVPI; encoded by the coding sequence ATGGGCATATATTGGGTGTTACGTCCGAATCAACTCTATACTCGCACTGACGGAACAGTAATCATAATCACAAATTCTGCCTCAATCTATGTCCTCGTTCCAATCTAA
- a CDS encoding PAS domain S-box protein — protein sequence MIKNKYTILLVEDDELLAIVNKESLESCDYTVLTAKTANESISLIRTNNSIDLILMDIDLGGDIDGIDLARSILTEKDFPIIFLSSLIEQEILQKAELVSSFGYIPKKSEIQVLCTSIKMALNLFEAKNKMKQSELHYRLLFEQSHDAMIITDSNGKFTDANDAASQLFRYSRDELLTLSISDIIHPEDLANKELQLEKIKSNVRLTSIRRVLRKDKSIALTEITVVYRPDQFFQATIRDITEQNLKDQVIEAKNKNIEKAHNDLLQRQFAIDQHAIVAITNLAGTIIYANEKFCKISGYSKEELIGKNHRIINSGYHSKEFFTNMYSTIKEGNTWHGEIKNLAKDGSYYWVATTIAPLKNKDGKVEEYFAIRTDITIRKNAEEELVSHQIELEAQYQELYDTQDELVKTKMRYFDLYDLAPVGYFTLDENGIILEVNSTLATLLEWDDTHSFREEPIERFICPQDQDNFDFFEQELVRTRKARSCEVRMKRKDNSEFWVRLDSLPFSLENGMQVTRTAVTNIHKRKEVEKELHHYMKALEQINNTKNKFFNIIAHDLRNPFGGIIGISDLLETKLKEMELENSNLLFKYTELIQTSSKSAYSLLENLLLWARAQTGELSVRLNNISLNHLILFMIPLVSSIAFKKNISIETELLDADTVYADEFFLNTILRNLLTNAIKFTYPNGKVIISTEKREGYLEVSVTDTGTGIDEKRLENLFRIDSKVSKNGTDNERGSGLGLILCKEFVEKQGGKIWVTSELGKGSRFTFSILICPPNSF from the coding sequence ATGATAAAAAATAAATATACCATACTACTAGTAGAAGACGATGAATTACTTGCAATTGTAAACAAGGAGTCACTGGAGAGTTGTGATTATACGGTATTAACTGCTAAGACTGCAAATGAATCCATCTCATTGATTCGCACGAACAATTCTATCGACTTAATTTTAATGGATATTGATTTAGGAGGGGACATTGATGGAATCGATCTAGCTAGATCAATCCTTACTGAAAAAGACTTTCCAATTATTTTTTTATCTTCCCTTATTGAACAGGAAATACTCCAAAAAGCAGAGCTAGTTTCATCGTTTGGATACATACCAAAAAAATCAGAGATCCAAGTTCTATGCACCTCTATCAAAATGGCACTCAACCTCTTTGAAGCCAAAAATAAAATGAAGCAAAGTGAATTGCACTATCGTTTATTATTTGAACAAAGTCATGATGCAATGATTATAACTGATTCCAATGGAAAGTTTACCGACGCAAATGATGCAGCGAGTCAATTATTCCGATACTCACGAGATGAGTTATTAACTTTATCGATTTCGGATATCATTCATCCAGAAGATTTGGCAAACAAAGAATTACAATTGGAGAAAATTAAATCCAATGTTCGACTAACAAGCATTCGTCGAGTTTTACGTAAAGATAAAAGCATTGCACTCACTGAGATTACGGTAGTTTACCGACCGGATCAGTTTTTTCAGGCAACAATTAGAGATATTACGGAACAAAATCTGAAAGATCAAGTGATAGAGGCAAAGAATAAAAATATTGAAAAAGCGCATAATGATCTATTGCAGCGTCAATTTGCCATTGATCAACATGCGATAGTCGCCATCACAAATTTAGCAGGAACGATCATCTATGCAAATGAAAAATTCTGTAAAATTTCCGGCTATTCGAAAGAGGAACTAATCGGGAAAAACCACCGAATTATCAATTCAGGATATCATTCAAAAGAATTTTTTACGAATATGTATTCGACGATCAAAGAAGGTAACACTTGGCACGGTGAAATTAAAAATCTTGCCAAAGATGGGAGCTACTACTGGGTAGCCACAACTATAGCACCTTTGAAAAATAAGGATGGAAAAGTAGAAGAATACTTTGCTATTCGAACAGATATAACAATAAGAAAGAATGCAGAAGAAGAATTAGTATCTCATCAAATTGAATTGGAAGCGCAATACCAAGAGTTATATGATACACAAGATGAGTTAGTGAAAACGAAGATGCGTTACTTCGATCTCTATGATTTAGCACCCGTAGGCTATTTTACTTTGGACGAGAATGGAATCATTTTAGAGGTAAACTCAACATTAGCCACTCTTTTGGAATGGGATGATACTCATAGCTTTCGAGAAGAGCCCATTGAAAGATTCATTTGTCCTCAAGATCAAGATAATTTTGATTTCTTTGAACAGGAATTAGTGAGAACAAGAAAAGCGCGATCATGTGAAGTTAGGATGAAAAGAAAAGACAATTCAGAATTTTGGGTCAGGCTCGATTCATTGCCATTCTCCTTAGAAAATGGAATGCAAGTAACTAGAACTGCTGTTACCAATATACATAAGCGCAAAGAAGTAGAAAAAGAACTTCACCATTATATGAAAGCTTTAGAACAAATAAACAATACTAAAAATAAATTTTTTAATATCATAGCGCATGATCTGCGTAATCCGTTTGGTGGAATCATCGGAATCTCAGATTTACTAGAAACGAAACTAAAAGAAATGGAACTCGAAAATTCCAATCTGCTCTTTAAATATACAGAGTTGATCCAAACTTCTTCTAAATCTGCATATTCCCTTTTGGAAAACTTACTTCTCTGGGCAAGAGCGCAAACGGGGGAGTTAAGTGTGAGGCTAAATAATATTAGCCTAAACCATTTAATCCTATTCATGATTCCACTTGTCAGTAGCATTGCCTTTAAGAAAAATATTTCCATTGAAACCGAATTGCTTGACGCAGATACAGTGTATGCCGATGAATTTTTTCTTAACACAATTTTACGAAATCTACTCACCAATGCTATTAAGTTTACTTACCCCAATGGAAAAGTTATAATATCCACTGAAAAAAGAGAAGGCTATTTGGAAGTATCTGTAACTGACACAGGGACTGGCATTGACGAAAAGCGCTTAGAAAATCTATTCCGAATCGATTCAAAGGTAAGTAAGAATGGAACCGATAACGAAAGAGGAAGCGGACTCGGACTTATTCTATGCAAAGAATTTGTAGAAAAACAAGGTGGAAAAATTTGGGTAACAAGTGAACTCGGAAAGGGAAGCCGATTTACATTCAGCATATTAATCTGCCCCCCAAATTCATTTTAA
- a CDS encoding 50S ribosomal protein L11 methyltransferase: MKYLELKVNLPKDISEDFTEFLDSLLVEGYYEILFDSTLPRPASGEILRDDTNIQVYLGETDTEKELKVYIYLKARAAGNSFIESRIVETKEFEEAYKEFYKPFQIGDHYWIIPTWEKDSELSKKVHEESNNVILYMNPGLAFGTGHHETTKLMISRIEKIVKEGMSILDMGTGSGILSIAAAYKKAKEILAIDIDPNAVRATEFNWAENHFPLPVDFKVLEGGFDHPEIEKKSYDLMLGNITYAVISQNIEHIKRIKTKRFLFSGLIIEKKEDSIKLFTEHLGGRLAYEEQFNDWIILEWEL, translated from the coding sequence ATGAAATACTTAGAATTAAAAGTCAATTTACCCAAAGACATCTCAGAGGATTTTACGGAATTTCTAGATTCCTTATTAGTAGAAGGATACTATGAGATATTATTTGATTCTACTCTGCCCCGTCCTGCGTCGGGAGAAATTTTACGCGACGACACCAATATCCAAGTTTATTTGGGCGAAACAGATACCGAAAAAGAACTCAAAGTTTATATTTATCTAAAAGCCCGTGCCGCAGGAAATTCTTTTATCGAATCTAGAATTGTAGAGACCAAAGAATTTGAAGAAGCATACAAAGAATTCTATAAACCATTTCAAATAGGAGACCACTACTGGATTATCCCGACATGGGAAAAAGATTCGGAGCTTTCGAAGAAGGTTCACGAAGAGAGTAATAATGTTATCCTCTATATGAATCCTGGTCTTGCCTTTGGAACAGGACATCATGAAACTACTAAGCTTATGATTTCTCGAATCGAAAAGATTGTAAAAGAAGGAATGTCTATTTTAGATATGGGAACAGGCTCCGGCATATTATCAATAGCCGCTGCCTATAAGAAGGCAAAAGAAATTTTAGCTATCGATATAGACCCGAATGCTGTTCGTGCTACTGAATTTAATTGGGCAGAAAATCATTTTCCTTTGCCTGTTGATTTTAAAGTCCTAGAAGGAGGATTCGATCATCCCGAAATAGAAAAAAAATCTTATGACTTGATGCTGGGTAATATTACGTATGCGGTTATATCTCAAAATATTGAGCACATCAAGCGAATAAAGACAAAACGTTTTCTATTTAGTGGACTTATCATTGAAAAGAAAGAAGACTCTATCAAGCTTTTCACAGAGCATTTAGGCGGTAGGCTCGCTTATGAAGAACAATTCAATGATTGGATTATCTTAGAATGGGAATTATAG
- a CDS encoding thiolase domain-containing protein codes for MREVSIIGAFQTKHGNHADKHLRELVTEAGNGAIKDSGIDRKEIQAVFVGNYAGNEFNSQNTMASYVSTVLGIGNVPAYRLEGACASGGLALNQGFHAVASGRFDTVLVLGVEKMNTQDPTKTMEIVSKGQDFEFEGKFCVSGPSGFALNAMRHMHEFGTTKEMLSTVAEKNYFHGSKNPYAHKQKIVPLKNIMNARMVTTPLGFHDMSLVTDAAACVVITTREKAKSISKKPVSIKASAVGGDYFTLSMKKDSVSFPATIKAADEAFKMANVKREDIDVLECHDCFTITEIINIEDLGFVEKGKGGFYTLDGHTRLGGKLPVNTSGGLKAKGHPVGATGVGQVVEMTFQLREESGDRQVKNARTALTHVLGGPGAVAAIHILQKDFS; via the coding sequence ATGAGAGAAGTATCAATTATTGGAGCATTTCAAACGAAGCATGGCAATCATGCTGACAAACATTTGCGCGAACTCGTGACGGAAGCGGGTAATGGTGCGATTAAAGATTCAGGCATTGACCGCAAAGAAATCCAAGCGGTCTTTGTAGGAAATTATGCAGGCAACGAATTCAACAGCCAAAACACGATGGCATCTTACGTCTCTACTGTATTAGGAATTGGTAATGTTCCTGCGTATAGACTAGAAGGTGCTTGTGCGTCAGGCGGTTTAGCACTTAACCAAGGCTTTCATGCTGTAGCGAGTGGTCGGTTTGACACTGTGCTTGTGCTTGGTGTAGAAAAAATGAATACGCAAGATCCAACTAAGACAATGGAAATTGTAAGTAAGGGACAGGACTTTGAGTTTGAAGGCAAATTCTGCGTATCCGGTCCTTCTGGATTTGCGTTAAACGCTATGCGTCATATGCACGAATTTGGAACAACAAAAGAAATGCTTTCCACAGTTGCCGAGAAAAATTACTTTCATGGGAGTAAGAACCCTTATGCGCATAAACAAAAAATTGTTCCACTTAAAAATATCATGAATGCTAGAATGGTGACAACTCCTCTTGGGTTTCATGATATGTCACTCGTGACTGACGCGGCGGCTTGTGTGGTAATTACTACGCGTGAAAAAGCAAAATCTATTTCGAAAAAACCAGTTAGCATCAAAGCATCTGCTGTAGGTGGCGACTACTTTACATTATCCATGAAAAAGGATTCTGTTAGTTTTCCAGCTACTATCAAAGCAGCAGACGAAGCATTTAAAATGGCAAACGTTAAGCGCGAAGACATTGATGTTCTAGAATGCCATGACTGTTTTACAATCACTGAAATCATCAACATTGAAGACTTAGGTTTTGTAGAAAAAGGGAAAGGTGGTTTTTACACATTAGACGGTCATACTAGACTCGGCGGCAAATTACCAGTAAACACTTCCGGTGGACTCAAAGCAAAAGGTCATCCGGTAGGTGCGACCGGTGTTGGTCAAGTAGTTGAAATGACGTTTCAACTCAGAGAAGAGTCAGGCGATCGACAAGTCAAAAACGCTCGCACGGCGCTTACGCATGTGTTAGGCGGACCCGGGGCAGTAGCAGCCATTCATATTTTACAAAAGGATTTTTCATAA
- a CDS encoding glucose 1-dehydrogenase yields MTKEFEKKVAIVTGTASPRGLGRAICNRIAEDGGSLVMVDLKQDQCDAAAKEVSDTYGVKAIGIACNVTKYADCENVMAKTKETFGKLDFLVNNAGVLKDNLLMRMSEEDFDFVMDVNLKGVFLMTKASAKLILKAESGRIVNISSVSGLVGQAAQANYSSSKAGVIALTKVTAREFSGRGVLVNAVCPGYVHTDMTGSLPADIQEKLKEMVPLKRPATPEDIAGAVRFFLGKDSSYITGTILRVDGGGAIGM; encoded by the coding sequence ATGACAAAGGAATTTGAGAAAAAAGTAGCAATTGTAACAGGGACAGCTTCCCCCCGCGGACTCGGTCGAGCAATTTGCAACCGAATCGCAGAAGATGGTGGAAGTCTTGTGATGGTAGATTTAAAACAAGACCAGTGTGACGCAGCAGCAAAAGAAGTTTCCGATACTTACGGAGTCAAAGCAATTGGTATAGCGTGTAACGTTACCAAATACGCCGACTGTGAAAACGTTATGGCAAAGACCAAAGAGACATTTGGTAAATTAGATTTTTTAGTGAACAACGCAGGTGTATTAAAAGACAATTTGCTCATGCGTATGTCCGAAGAAGATTTTGATTTTGTAATGGATGTAAATTTAAAAGGTGTATTTTTGATGACCAAAGCATCCGCCAAGTTAATCCTAAAAGCAGAGTCGGGGCGAATCGTGAATATCTCCTCGGTCTCAGGTCTTGTTGGTCAAGCAGCTCAGGCTAATTACTCTTCGTCGAAAGCAGGCGTCATCGCATTAACAAAAGTAACCGCTCGAGAGTTTTCTGGACGTGGCGTTTTAGTCAATGCGGTTTGTCCTGGTTATGTGCATACAGATATGACTGGTTCTCTTCCCGCCGATATCCAAGAAAAACTAAAAGAAATGGTTCCACTCAAACGTCCTGCTACACCAGAAGATATTGCCGGTGCCGTAAGATTTTTTCTTGGAAAAGATTCATCGTATATCACAGGCACAATACTACGCGTAGACGGCGGCGGCGCAATTGGAATGTAA